A part of Candidatus Stoquefichus sp. SB1 genomic DNA contains:
- a CDS encoding glutamate-5-semialdehyde dehydrogenase has translation MDETLLKQLQLAKNASRAMMNIGTKTKNIALEKISQALLTHIPEIIQANQKDLTKAKENHMSDAMIDRLLLNEERISSIAQDVLKLVTLSDPVGDVIREIHRPNGLLIKQVRVPIGVFGIIYESRPNVTVDIACLCIKSSNVCVLKGGKEAFHSNQILTTIMQDAVKGLLPDNSIQLVQKNERFIVTQLITANDYVDVVVPRGGKGLIQHVVQNATVPVIETGAGNCHLYIDKDADLKKAIDISVNAKIQRPSVCNAIETILVHKDIAAIYLPAMVEAFDGRVEIRGDQMTQKIITCPLATDEDYATEYDDYIVAIKVVDSIEEAINHIYQYSTKHSEAIITENQDSANLFMNSLDSACVYHNASTRFSDGGEFGFGAELGISTQKLHARGPLALIEMTSFQYKIYGQGQTRE, from the coding sequence ATGGATGAGACTTTATTAAAACAATTACAATTGGCTAAAAATGCAAGTCGTGCTATGATGAATATCGGAACAAAAACAAAGAATATAGCATTAGAGAAAATATCACAAGCCTTATTGACGCATATACCTGAAATTATTCAGGCGAATCAAAAAGATCTTACCAAAGCCAAAGAAAATCATATGAGTGATGCCATGATTGATCGTCTATTACTCAATGAAGAACGTATTTCGTCAATAGCACAGGATGTTTTAAAATTAGTGACGTTATCAGATCCAGTTGGTGATGTTATTCGTGAAATTCATCGTCCGAATGGATTGCTCATTAAGCAGGTTCGTGTTCCTATTGGTGTTTTTGGTATTATTTACGAATCACGTCCAAATGTCACTGTAGATATTGCCTGTTTATGTATAAAATCAAGTAATGTTTGTGTTTTAAAAGGTGGAAAAGAAGCTTTTCATTCTAATCAGATTTTAACAACAATTATGCAAGACGCTGTTAAGGGGCTTTTACCAGACAATAGTATTCAGCTAGTTCAAAAAAATGAGCGCTTTATTGTGACACAACTCATAACGGCTAATGATTATGTTGATGTTGTTGTTCCAAGGGGTGGTAAAGGTTTGATTCAACATGTTGTTCAAAATGCAACTGTTCCAGTTATTGAAACCGGAGCTGGAAACTGTCATTTATATATTGATAAAGATGCTGATTTAAAAAAGGCTATTGATATTAGTGTTAATGCCAAGATTCAAAGACCATCAGTTTGCAATGCTATAGAAACCATTCTTGTGCATAAAGATATTGCAGCAATCTATTTACCAGCGATGGTTGAAGCTTTTGATGGACGCGTTGAAATTCGTGGCGATCAAATGACTCAAAAGATAATAACTTGTCCATTAGCAACTGATGAAGATTATGCGACTGAATATGATGATTATATTGTTGCTATAAAAGTTGTTGATTCAATTGAAGAGGCAATTAATCATATTTATCAGTATTCAACAAAGCATTCTGAAGCGATTATTACGGAAAACCAAGATAGTGCAAATCTATTTATGAATTCTTTAGATTCGGCATGTGTTTATCATAATGCTTCTACTCGTTTTAGCGATGGTGGAGAATTTGGATTTGGAGCAGAACTTGGTATCAGTACTCAAAAATTACATGCCAGAGGACCATTGGCTTTAATTGAAATGACATCATTCCAATATAAGATTTATGGTCAGGGACAAACTAGGGAATAA
- a CDS encoding MarR family winged helix-turn-helix transcriptional regulator, with protein MKYDKLSIIMEELKKVGKLHHKLMIMYCGDMTPDQGKLLYLIRNEKMNQKEIANHLHITEATLSVRIKRLVESGLVEREVDRNDKRVYSIVLSPKGEKLMDDMDSAIHHYQEIICKGITNEDYEAVLNVIHKIQNNIKEEIEC; from the coding sequence ATGAAATATGATAAATTGAGTATAATTATGGAGGAACTGAAAAAAGTTGGAAAATTACATCATAAGTTAATGATAATGTATTGTGGCGATATGACACCTGATCAGGGAAAGCTATTATATCTCATTAGAAATGAAAAGATGAATCAAAAAGAAATTGCGAATCATCTCCATATTACTGAGGCAACTCTTTCAGTACGCATTAAACGTTTGGTTGAATCGGGGTTGGTTGAAAGAGAAGTTGATAGAAATGATAAAAGAGTTTACTCAATTGTTTTATCGCCTAAGGGGGAAAAACTTATGGATGATATGGATAGTGCAATCCATCATTATCAGGAAATCATTTGTAAAGGTATTACAAATGAGGATTATGAGGCTGTCTTAAATGTTATTCATAAAATTCAAAATAATATAAAGGAGGAAATTGAATGTTAA
- the proB gene encoding glutamate 5-kinase: MREIEGIKRVIVKVGSSSLCNQKGEIDKEKILYLILQISKLIKDGYSIVLVSSGAIAAGMGSLQLSAKPQTIPEKQALAAIGQAQLMQIYEEIFQLFDLKCAQVLLNHGDFDDRKRLMNLSNTMHALMDYGVIPIVNENDALAVEEIKVGDNDTLAALLVPVVDADLLVLVSDIDGLYTSNPHHNPDAKLLKFVNHVDKNIEDMAGGSSSQFGTGGMMTKIRAAKIVNDYGRHLVIVNGSKENSLLHIFDDTQEGTWFNGKSGKNLNAKLHWIAYRTHSKGQLMIDDGAKKAVFERKSLLPSGICHVDGHFLMGQVIDIVDQNNEMIAKGISNYSSEEIKLIMGHNSSDIESILNYKDYDVVVHANNMVILGGENNG, encoded by the coding sequence ATGAGAGAAATAGAGGGAATTAAAAGGGTTATTGTTAAAGTGGGTTCATCTTCTTTATGTAATCAAAAAGGTGAAATTGATAAAGAAAAAATTTTATATTTAATATTACAAATTTCAAAATTAATAAAAGATGGATATTCAATTGTTTTGGTATCTTCTGGTGCCATTGCCGCAGGAATGGGATCTTTGCAGTTATCAGCTAAGCCTCAGACAATTCCTGAAAAACAAGCTTTGGCTGCGATTGGACAAGCCCAATTAATGCAGATATATGAAGAAATATTCCAGCTTTTTGATTTAAAATGTGCTCAAGTTTTACTTAATCATGGTGATTTTGATGATCGCAAACGCTTAATGAATTTATCAAATACAATGCATGCTTTGATGGATTATGGCGTGATTCCAATTGTCAATGAGAATGATGCCTTGGCAGTAGAGGAAATTAAGGTTGGAGATAATGATACATTAGCTGCTTTGTTAGTTCCTGTTGTTGATGCCGATTTACTGGTTTTGGTGAGTGATATAGATGGTCTTTATACGAGCAATCCACATCACAATCCAGATGCCAAACTCTTAAAATTTGTCAATCATGTAGATAAAAATATTGAAGACATGGCAGGAGGTTCATCATCTCAATTTGGAACAGGTGGAATGATGACAAAAATTCGAGCTGCAAAGATTGTGAATGATTATGGAAGACATCTTGTTATTGTTAATGGCAGTAAAGAAAATAGTTTATTGCATATATTTGATGACACTCAAGAGGGTACATGGTTTAATGGGAAAAGTGGTAAGAATCTAAATGCTAAATTACATTGGATTGCTTATCGAACACATTCTAAAGGGCAATTAATGATTGATGATGGTGCTAAAAAAGCTGTTTTTGAGCGTAAAAGTTTATTACCAAGTGGTATTTGTCATGTCGATGGTCATTTTTTAATGGGGCAGGTTATTGATATTGTTGATCAAAATAATGAAATGATTGCTAAGGGGATTAGCAATTATTCGAGTGAAGAAATTAAATTAATTATGGGGCATAATAGCAGTGATATTGAATCAATATTAAATTATAAAGATTATGATGTTGTTGTTCATGCCAATAATATGGTTATTTTAGGAGGGGAAAATAATGGATGA
- the licT gene encoding BglG family transcription antiterminator LicT, whose amino-acid sequence MIIKRVLNNNAVMSLDKNNEEIIVKGKGIAFQKKNGDSIDEKKIDKIFVIDNQDTNRRYQEILVNIPDDCITACEAMIDVIKQHVDKELSDKIYVTLTDHIFNLLERIQMGIVFDNTLLWDVKRLYRQEYQAGLLVVEMIRKTFDVKLDDDEASFIALHIVNAQINANFRDVIELTGMIDDIYDIVESDFALTIDKDGLEYTRFIMHLRVFFERIMNKQHMKSEKSQTLLNTLKKEYPKQYQCVMHILEYVSMKYEEPLEGEILYLLVHVIKLTD is encoded by the coding sequence ATGATAATTAAGAGGGTACTCAATAACAATGCTGTTATGAGTTTAGATAAGAACAATGAAGAAATTATTGTGAAGGGAAAAGGAATTGCTTTCCAAAAGAAAAATGGTGACAGCATTGATGAAAAGAAGATTGATAAAATATTTGTCATTGATAATCAAGATACAAATCGACGTTATCAGGAAATTCTAGTGAATATTCCTGATGATTGTATCACCGCCTGTGAAGCGATGATTGATGTCATTAAACAGCATGTTGATAAAGAATTAAGTGATAAGATTTATGTAACTTTAACAGATCATATTTTTAATTTATTAGAAAGAATTCAAATGGGAATTGTTTTTGACAATACATTGCTTTGGGATGTGAAAAGATTATATCGACAAGAATATCAGGCAGGATTGTTGGTTGTTGAGATGATTAGAAAAACTTTTGATGTGAAGTTAGATGATGATGAGGCCAGTTTTATTGCATTACATATTGTTAATGCACAAATTAATGCTAATTTTAGAGATGTTATTGAACTAACAGGAATGATTGATGATATCTATGATATTGTAGAAAGTGATTTTGCTTTAACAATTGATAAAGATGGATTGGAATATACACGTTTTATTATGCATTTGAGAGTTTTCTTTGAAAGAATAATGAACAAACAACATATGAAATCAGAGAAAAGTCAAACATTATTGAATACATTAAAAAAAGAATACCCTAAACAATATCAATGTGTTATGCACATTTTAGAATATGTATCTATGAAATATGAGGAACCATTGGAAGGAGAAATCTTATATTTATTAGTTCATGTTATTAAATTAACAGATTAA
- a CDS encoding ABC transporter ATP-binding protein, with the protein MLKLRKFAYKFWLPILLCIGCVFIQSQSELALPDYMSQIVTNGIQAGGFDSPVADVFSKETFQHLLIFADDDQKSVIESSYSFTKQEDLKSDIKDEFPKLKDAYVLKDLSRDETKQLESSLIKPMLMVTSIDSMDKNSKEYQEKFGNLPANMDIYQVFSMMDANTKKKMTQQIDSQLDAMGESTMLIAGGNGVKAEYKALGGDVDSMQTQYILISGLKMLGIALLGSLAAMLAAFLSSRVGAGVARNLRKAVFEKVESFSNNEFDKFSTASLITRTTNDITQVQMLMIMLLRIVLFAPMMGLGALYKAITHSTSMTWIILMILVVISVVIFILIKVVMPKFKIIQSLIDRLNLTMRENLSGVLVIRAFGNEKHSEERFDKANNDLTKVNLFVNRAMGVLMPIMMFIMNIATVLVVWVGAQQLDLGNIAIGDMMAFIQYTMHIIMSFLFIAMIFIMIPRASVAAGRVYEVLSTDLSIKDPDDVQAFQTSKKGLVEFKGVTFKYPGAHEAVLSDINFTAEPGKTTAFIGSTGSGKSTLINLIPRFYDVSEGYIMIDGVDVRNVKQHDLRERIGIVPQKGVLFSGTIRSNLQYGAHDATDEELDEVIRIAQAKEFVDDKPKGLDESISQGGTNVSGGQKQRLAIARAIAKNPEILIFDDSFSALDFKTDAVLRKELNKLTEKTKNTVLIVGQRIASIMDADQIIVLDKGKIVGKGTHKELMENCQVYQEIAYSQLSKEELANA; encoded by the coding sequence ATGTTAAAGTTGCGTAAATTTGCTTATAAATTCTGGTTACCAATTTTACTTTGTATTGGATGTGTTTTTATACAATCTCAATCAGAACTTGCTTTGCCAGATTATATGAGTCAGATTGTTACAAATGGTATTCAGGCAGGTGGATTTGATAGTCCTGTAGCTGATGTGTTTAGTAAAGAAACATTTCAACATCTTTTGATTTTTGCTGATGATGATCAAAAGAGTGTTATTGAATCAAGTTATTCTTTTACAAAACAAGAAGATTTAAAAAGTGACATCAAAGATGAATTTCCAAAATTAAAAGATGCTTATGTTTTAAAAGATTTATCTCGTGATGAAACAAAACAGTTAGAAAGTTCATTGATTAAACCAATGTTGATGGTTACATCTATTGATTCAATGGATAAAAATTCCAAAGAGTATCAGGAAAAATTTGGGAACTTACCTGCAAATATGGATATTTATCAAGTTTTCTCAATGATGGATGCCAATACTAAGAAAAAGATGACACAGCAAATTGATTCACAATTAGATGCGATGGGTGAATCAACAATGTTAATTGCTGGTGGAAATGGTGTCAAAGCAGAATATAAAGCTTTAGGCGGGGATGTTGACAGCATGCAGACACAATATATTTTAATCTCTGGATTAAAGATGTTGGGAATTGCATTGTTAGGATCTTTAGCAGCAATGTTAGCCGCTTTCTTATCTTCACGTGTAGGTGCAGGTGTGGCTAGAAATTTAAGAAAAGCAGTTTTTGAAAAAGTAGAAAGTTTTTCTAATAATGAATTTGATAAATTCTCAACTGCTTCATTAATTACTCGTACAACAAATGATATTACTCAAGTTCAAATGTTGATGATTATGTTATTAAGAATAGTCTTATTTGCACCAATGATGGGATTAGGCGCACTTTATAAAGCAATTACTCATTCAACATCAATGACTTGGATTATTTTAATGATTTTAGTTGTGATTTCAGTTGTTATCTTTATATTGATTAAAGTTGTTATGCCTAAATTCAAGATTATCCAATCTTTAATTGATAGATTAAATTTAACAATGCGTGAAAATTTAAGTGGTGTGTTGGTTATTCGTGCTTTTGGAAATGAAAAGCATAGTGAAGAACGTTTTGATAAAGCCAATAATGATTTGACAAAGGTCAATTTATTTGTCAATCGTGCTATGGGTGTATTAATGCCAATTATGATGTTTATTATGAATATTGCGACTGTTTTAGTTGTATGGGTAGGCGCTCAACAATTAGATTTAGGAAATATTGCTATTGGTGATATGATGGCCTTTATTCAATATACAATGCATATTATTATGTCATTCTTATTTATTGCCATGATCTTTATCATGATTCCTCGTGCAAGTGTTGCAGCTGGCAGAGTTTATGAAGTTTTATCAACTGATTTATCAATCAAAGATCCTGATGATGTTCAAGCATTCCAGACAAGTAAAAAAGGTCTTGTTGAATTTAAAGGTGTAACTTTTAAATATCCTGGTGCACATGAGGCTGTTTTAAGTGATATTAACTTTACTGCTGAACCTGGAAAGACAACGGCTTTTATTGGATCGACTGGTTCTGGTAAGTCGACTTTAATTAATTTAATTCCACGTTTTTATGATGTCAGTGAAGGTTATATTATGATTGATGGTGTTGATGTCAGAAATGTGAAGCAACATGATTTAAGAGAACGTATAGGGATTGTTCCTCAAAAAGGTGTTCTTTTCTCTGGTACAATTCGTTCTAATCTTCAATATGGAGCACATGATGCAACTGATGAAGAATTAGATGAAGTGATTCGTATTGCTCAGGCAAAAGAATTTGTTGATGATAAACCAAAAGGTTTAGATGAATCTATCTCTCAAGGGGGAACAAATGTTTCTGGTGGACAGAAACAACGTTTAGCAATTGCCAGAGCTATTGCTAAGAATCCAGAAATTTTAATTTTTGATGATAGTTTCTCAGCATTGGATTTTAAAACGGATGCTGTTTTAAGAAAAGAATTAAATAAATTAACAGAAAAAACAAAGAATACGGTTTTAATTGTTGGACAAAGAATAGCATCAATTATGGATGCTGATCAGATTATTGTTTTAGATAAAGGAAAAATAGTGGGAAAAGGTACACATAAAGAATTGATGGAAAACTGTCAGGTTTATCAGGAAATTGCCTATTCTCAACTTTCAAAGGAGGAATTAGCAAATGCCTAG
- a CDS encoding PTS transporter subunit EIIC, producing the protein MSHKELAVAILSKVGGGENIKSVTHCMTRLRLILNDIEKANQDELKAMDEVMGVVYKGGQLQLIIGPTVTDLYDEVMQLLPVKQSDIKVDEKVSEPVKKDWKYYINEVMGTLAGCMTPMIPVLLCMGIAKAIVAVLGPQLLGVLTESDSLYVLFTFVGDAGLYFIPIYVGYTAAKKFGMNELMGMFLGAILIHPTLIQMATDGTKFDVYGIPASVQNYTSSIIPIILTIWIASYVERFFKKYTPDVLKVFGIPLGTLFIMLPLELCLFGPLGAFLGQYICQGIIGLYDIAGPLAVGIVGATFSLLVLTGMHNVLMAFLFMTFPMIGYDAFIMPAILACSWAGAGVTLCCLWKFKDKKKKSLTFGYFITWLFGGVGEPMLYGLNIPYKTPLYAGIASGFIAGVVTGLLGLKAYVCTPSNGIYGLTAFLGGPNSNYIILAISLVASVVIGFVVMWFMKLDESLA; encoded by the coding sequence ATGAGTCATAAAGAATTAGCAGTAGCGATTTTGTCAAAAGTGGGTGGAGGAGAAAATATTAAATCTGTTACACACTGTATGACAAGATTAAGATTGATTTTAAATGATATTGAAAAAGCCAATCAAGATGAATTAAAAGCAATGGATGAAGTCATGGGAGTTGTCTATAAAGGTGGGCAGTTACAATTGATTATTGGTCCAACAGTCACAGATTTATATGATGAAGTAATGCAACTTTTACCAGTCAAACAGAGTGATATTAAGGTTGATGAAAAAGTCAGTGAACCTGTGAAAAAAGATTGGAAGTATTATATTAATGAAGTGATGGGAACATTGGCTGGTTGTATGACACCAATGATTCCAGTCTTATTGTGTATGGGGATTGCTAAAGCAATTGTTGCAGTTTTGGGTCCACAATTATTAGGAGTTTTAACAGAAAGTGATAGTTTATATGTTTTATTTACTTTTGTAGGAGATGCGGGATTATACTTTATTCCTATTTATGTAGGATATACAGCAGCTAAAAAATTTGGAATGAATGAATTGATGGGAATGTTTTTAGGAGCCATTCTGATTCATCCAACATTAATTCAGATGGCAACAGATGGAACAAAGTTTGATGTTTATGGAATTCCAGCATCAGTACAGAATTATACATCATCTATTATTCCAATTATATTAACAATCTGGATTGCATCTTATGTAGAACGTTTCTTTAAAAAGTATACACCAGATGTCTTAAAAGTCTTTGGTATTCCATTAGGAACATTGTTTATTATGTTACCTTTAGAATTATGTTTATTTGGCCCATTAGGTGCTTTTTTAGGACAATATATCTGTCAGGGAATTATCGGTTTATATGATATTGCTGGACCACTTGCGGTTGGTATTGTTGGAGCCACTTTCTCATTATTAGTTTTGACAGGTATGCATAATGTTTTAATGGCATTCTTGTTTATGACTTTCCCAATGATTGGTTATGATGCTTTTATTATGCCAGCTATTTTAGCTTGTAGCTGGGCTGGTGCAGGTGTGACACTTTGCTGTTTATGGAAATTTAAAGATAAAAAGAAAAAATCATTAACTTTTGGTTATTTTATTACATGGTTATTTGGTGGTGTAGGGGAACCTATGTTATATGGTTTAAATATTCCTTATAAGACACCACTATATGCTGGCATTGCTTCTGGATTTATTGCTGGTGTAGTAACTGGGTTATTAGGTTTAAAAGCATATGTATGTACACCATCTAATGGTATTTATGGATTAACTGCATTTTTAGGCGGACCTAACTCAAATTATATTATTTTAGCTATTTCACTTGTTGCAAGTGTTGTTATTGGTTTTGTTGTGATGTGGTTTATGAAATTAGATGAAAGTTTAGCGTAG
- a CDS encoding ABC transporter ATP-binding protein, translated as MPRGPMGHGAHATEKAKDFKGTIKRLFTYLKPYYVKLLLVLIFASGSTVFSIFGPKILAKATDKLGEGILAKVNHTGGIDFTAISQILIFLACIYLFSAFLNFIQQFITSGISQRVAYDFRKAISTKMDRLPLSYFDKHSSGDTLSRVTNDVDLIAQSLNQSMAQIVTSAVQVIGIFIMMLTISVPMTLMALCVLPVSMLLMSLIMKRTQKYFFRQQQSLGNVNGHIEEMYGAHQIVKAFNGEASSVEKFEVYNDELYESAWKSQFFSGLMQPLTTFVGNIGYVGVCLLGGFLATGGTISIGDIQAFIQYVRSFNQPITQFAQIMNQLQSTAAAAERVFEFLDEEELEKETPVITHEQMESIEGGVTFDSVNFGYNPDKTIIHDFSMHVHAGQTVAIVGPTGAGKTTIVKLLMRFYELNSGSIMIDGHDIRDYTRSDLRSLFGMVLQDTWLFGGTIRENLKYGKLDATDEEMKKACELAYADHFINTLEDGYDTIINEESSNISQGQKQLLTIARAFLADPKILILDEATSSVDTRTEVLIQKGMDKLMEGRTSFIIAHRLSTIKDANTIIVMKDGDIVELGNHESLLAKGGFYADLYQSQFESSSED; from the coding sequence ATGCCTAGAGGACCAATGGGGCATGGAGCCCATGCAACCGAAAAAGCTAAAGACTTCAAGGGAACTATCAAAAGATTATTTACTTATTTAAAACCTTATTATGTAAAATTATTACTTGTATTGATTTTTGCATCAGGGTCAACTGTATTTAGTATTTTTGGACCAAAGATTTTAGCCAAAGCAACAGATAAATTAGGAGAAGGTATATTAGCGAAAGTTAATCATACAGGTGGAATAGATTTTACAGCTATCTCACAAATTCTTATTTTCTTAGCATGTATTTATTTATTTAGTGCATTTTTGAATTTTATACAACAGTTTATCACATCAGGTATTTCGCAAAGAGTGGCTTATGATTTTAGAAAAGCGATATCGACAAAGATGGATCGTTTACCATTAAGTTATTTTGATAAACATTCAAGTGGAGATACTTTATCACGTGTAACAAATGATGTTGATTTAATTGCGCAGTCATTGAATCAAAGTATGGCACAGATTGTCACATCAGCAGTGCAAGTTATTGGTATTTTCATTATGATGTTGACAATTAGTGTTCCCATGACATTGATGGCATTATGTGTATTGCCAGTGTCAATGTTATTGATGTCATTAATTATGAAAAGAACGCAAAAATATTTCTTTAGACAACAACAAAGTTTAGGAAATGTTAATGGTCACATTGAAGAAATGTATGGAGCTCATCAGATTGTTAAAGCTTTTAATGGAGAAGCATCTTCTGTTGAAAAATTTGAAGTTTATAATGATGAACTCTATGAATCAGCATGGAAATCTCAATTCTTTTCTGGTTTAATGCAACCATTAACAACTTTCGTTGGAAATATTGGTTATGTTGGTGTATGTTTATTAGGTGGATTCTTAGCAACAGGTGGAACAATTTCAATTGGTGATATTCAAGCCTTCATTCAATATGTTCGTTCTTTTAATCAGCCAATTACTCAGTTTGCACAAATTATGAATCAGTTACAGTCAACTGCTGCAGCTGCTGAACGTGTCTTTGAGTTTTTAGATGAAGAAGAATTAGAAAAAGAAACACCAGTAATTACCCATGAACAAATGGAATCTATCGAAGGTGGCGTTACATTTGATAGTGTCAATTTCGGTTATAATCCTGATAAAACAATTATTCATGATTTCTCAATGCATGTTCATGCTGGTCAAACAGTAGCAATTGTTGGACCAACTGGTGCTGGAAAAACAACAATTGTGAAACTATTGATGAGATTCTATGAACTCAATAGTGGAAGTATTATGATTGATGGACATGATATTAGAGATTATACAAGAAGTGATTTGAGAAGTTTATTTGGTATGGTTTTACAAGATACATGGTTATTTGGTGGAACAATCAGAGAAAACTTAAAATATGGTAAATTAGATGCAACTGATGAAGAAATGAAAAAAGCTTGTGAACTTGCATATGCAGACCATTTTATCAATACTTTAGAAGATGGTTATGATACAATTATTAATGAAGAATCAAGTAATATTTCTCAAGGTCAAAAACAGTTATTAACAATTGCGAGAGCTTTCTTAGCTGATCCAAAGATTTTAATTCTTGATGAAGCCACATCTTCAGTAGATACAAGAACTGAAGTTCTGATTCAAAAAGGAATGGATAAATTAATGGAAGGACGTACAAGTTTCATTATTGCGCATCGTTTATCAACAATCAAAGATGCCAATACAATTATTGTTATGAAAGATGGCGATATTGTAGAACTTGGTAATCATGAATCATTACTTGCTAAAGGTGGATTCTATGCTGACTTGTATCAATCTCAGTTTGAATCAAGCAGTGAAGATTAA
- a CDS encoding MBL fold metallo-hydrolase, with amino-acid sequence MKYFTHEKLSEHLYRITDITGVCCYLVIGSQKACLLDTCNGIGNLREYVAQITTLPIFVILTHGHLDHMGGAGLFEEVYMNHADLPVFQKHGDMAFRITDTKQHSDVPIDEDDFVLTYQGDIQDITNQDTFDLGDITIQMILVKGHTLGMMCPLILEERTVIFGDACGVGVLLFDEYSSCVSEYRKSLIYLKTFEDDYDYVYRNHGTFVSEKALLDNVIACCDLILAGKDDHVPTVFHGIELFACHQLDASGHNRADGQEGNILYSIDKVQ; translated from the coding sequence ATGAAATATTTTACACATGAAAAGTTATCTGAACATTTATATCGCATTACTGATATTACGGGTGTGTGTTGTTATTTGGTTATTGGGAGTCAAAAAGCCTGCTTATTAGATACTTGTAATGGGATTGGTAATTTACGAGAATATGTTGCTCAAATAACAACTCTTCCTATATTTGTCATTTTAACTCATGGCCATCTTGATCATATGGGTGGAGCTGGTTTGTTTGAAGAGGTTTATATGAATCATGCAGATTTACCTGTTTTTCAAAAACATGGTGATATGGCTTTTCGTATTACTGATACTAAGCAACATAGTGATGTGCCAATAGACGAGGATGATTTTGTTTTGACATATCAGGGAGATATTCAAGATATTACCAATCAGGATACTTTTGATCTTGGTGACATCACGATTCAAATGATTCTGGTGAAAGGACATACTCTAGGTATGATGTGTCCCCTTATTTTAGAAGAGAGAACTGTGATTTTTGGAGATGCATGTGGCGTTGGCGTTTTATTGTTTGATGAATATTCATCATGTGTATCTGAATATCGAAAAAGTTTGATATATTTAAAGACTTTTGAAGATGATTATGATTACGTTTATCGTAATCATGGGACATTTGTATCTGAAAAAGCATTATTAGATAATGTGATTGCTTGCTGTGATTTGATTTTAGCAGGGAAAGATGATCATGTACCAACTGTTTTCCATGGCATAGAATTATTTGCCTGTCATCAATTAGATGCTTCAGGTCATAACAGAGCTGATGGGCAAGAAGGTAATATTTTATATTCAATTGATAAAGTTCAATAG
- a CDS encoding helix-turn-helix transcriptional regulator, with protein sequence MNDIFSKKCIQLRKKYHMTQQELADQLNVSNKTVSRWETNESYPDIEILTQIAEIFHVSIDYLLKDHDDFKELDKFDIISYFPWIIALLAILTYYIFMNLSIPVVFSFIIYYFIMRFSYQFLKQYTDKKNGSTLVKLNTIAHFFVVQSITSQILLILMVMSLTNSVFLAGDYNFEFTDSSQMMTPIVISYIIAAICAFIHYISHQNEDYCQKKD encoded by the coding sequence ATGAACGATATATTTTCTAAAAAGTGTATACAATTACGCAAAAAGTATCACATGACACAACAAGAATTAGCAGATCAATTAAATGTTTCCAACAAAACAGTCTCCAGATGGGAAACCAATGAAAGTTATCCTGATATTGAAATCTTAACTCAAATTGCAGAAATATTTCATGTTTCTATTGATTACCTCTTAAAAGATCATGATGATTTCAAGGAACTTGATAAATTTGATATTATTTCTTATTTTCCATGGATTATAGCCTTGTTAGCAATCTTAACCTACTATATTTTTATGAATTTATCAATTCCTGTCGTTTTTAGTTTTATTATCTATTATTTCATCATGCGTTTTTCTTATCAGTTTTTAAAGCAATATACTGATAAAAAGAATGGATCAACCTTAGTTAAACTCAATACAATTGCTCATTTCTTTGTTGTTCAATCAATCACTTCTCAAATCTTATTGATTCTTATGGTGATGAGTTTAACAAATTCTGTATTTCTTGCTGGAGATTATAATTTTGAGTTTACTGATTCATCACAAATGATGACACCTATTGTTATAAGTTATATCATTGCAGCAATATGTGCATTTATCCATTATATATCTCATCAAAATGAAGATTATTGCCAAAAAAAAGACTGA